One genomic segment of Francisella salimarina includes these proteins:
- a CDS encoding glucosaminidase domain-containing protein → MNTINLGKYFFVLTIFFINISFASSDKYHLETPPIPAGTYKPDFRDIKDVSEKKKVFIEFMSKEIDEANQELCKQRKTIMKLQEILNSKEDLDENQKTKIKKYTSFYKIWNAKTLQEQVNALVTKVNIAPKSLVIAQAILETGWGTSRFAVDYNNY, encoded by the coding sequence ATGAATACAATCAATTTAGGCAAGTATTTTTTTGTTTTAACTATATTTTTCATAAATATAAGTTTTGCAAGTTCTGATAAATATCATTTGGAAACTCCTCCAATACCGGCAGGAACTTATAAACCTGACTTTAGAGATATTAAAGATGTATCTGAAAAGAAAAAAGTCTTTATAGAATTTATGTCAAAAGAAATAGATGAAGCTAATCAAGAGTTATGTAAACAAAGAAAAACTATTATGAAACTACAAGAAATTCTTAATAGTAAAGAAGATTTAGATGAAAATCAAAAAACAAAAATTAAAAAATATACTTCCTTCTATAAAATATGGAATGCTAAGACGTTACAAGAGCAAGTTAATGCTTTAGTTACAAAAGTTAATATAGCACCTAAAAGTCTAGTAATTGCTCAAGCAATCCTTGAAACTGGCTGGGGAACATCTAGATTTGCAGTTGACTATAATAATTAC